A stretch of Bradyrhizobium diazoefficiens DNA encodes these proteins:
- a CDS encoding DUF2336 domain-containing protein produces the protein MTVATSLIPGLDDIVKRGDPRRRGEIARAIAALFFQDAANLRPDLVDLFDNLLIDLVPHAELASRVDLAERFSQLDNAPPHLVGQLARENEILVAGPVLRRSPVLDEAALVEIARLKGQGHLLAMTERPTLSTQITDVLVERGDRDVVRRAAGNAGAIFSADGYSELIKRASQDGVLTLKIGQREDLSGEHLKQLLDGTLDVIRRRLSSVVHPARQVEIKRAMAAIEEAALPPGPRRDFSAAQRTVLGLHRGGHLGESALLGFAKALKYEESVASLSAMAGVRLSILDRLIAGDRYDPILILGRVLNLGWPTVRALVLMWYGPHRMPADADLEQARVNFTRLMPTTAERVVNFWRNRRTI, from the coding sequence ATGACCGTTGCCACGTCGCTCATTCCCGGACTGGACGATATCGTCAAACGCGGTGATCCCCGGCGCCGTGGCGAGATCGCGCGCGCCATCGCCGCGCTGTTCTTTCAGGACGCCGCAAATCTTCGTCCCGACCTCGTCGATCTCTTCGACAATCTCCTGATCGATCTCGTCCCGCACGCGGAGCTTGCCTCGCGCGTCGATCTGGCCGAGCGATTCTCGCAGCTGGACAATGCTCCGCCGCATCTGGTGGGCCAGCTCGCCCGCGAAAACGAAATCCTGGTGGCGGGCCCGGTGCTGCGCCGCTCGCCCGTGCTCGATGAAGCCGCACTCGTCGAGATCGCCCGGCTGAAGGGCCAGGGCCATCTGTTGGCGATGACGGAGCGGCCGACCCTGTCGACGCAAATCACCGACGTTCTAGTCGAACGCGGCGATCGCGACGTGGTGCGCCGCGCCGCCGGCAATGCCGGTGCGATCTTCTCAGCCGACGGCTATTCGGAGCTGATCAAGCGCGCGAGCCAGGACGGCGTGCTGACGCTCAAGATCGGCCAGCGCGAGGATCTCTCCGGCGAGCACCTCAAACAGCTTCTTGACGGCACGCTCGACGTCATTCGGCGTCGTCTCTCCAGCGTGGTCCATCCGGCGCGCCAAGTCGAGATCAAGCGCGCCATGGCCGCGATCGAGGAGGCCGCGCTGCCGCCTGGTCCGCGGCGCGATTTCTCCGCCGCGCAACGCACGGTGCTCGGCCTGCATCGCGGCGGTCATCTCGGCGAGAGCGCGTTGCTCGGCTTCGCCAAGGCGCTCAAATACGAGGAATCGGTCGCCTCACTCTCGGCGATGGCCGGCGTCAGGCTCTCGATCCTCGACCGCCTGATCGCGGGCGACCGCTATGATCCGATCCTGATCCTCGGCCGGGTCCTGAATCTCGGCTGGCCCACGGTGCGCGCGCTGGTCCTGATGTGGTACGGCCCGCATCGCATGCCGGCCGATGCCGATCTGGAGCAGGCGCGCGTAAACTTCACGCGCCTGATGCCGACGACCGCCGAGCGCGTCGTGAATTTCTGGCGCAACCGGCGAACGATCTAG
- the rimP gene encoding ribosome maturation factor RimP, translating into MTEPNTGSTDAELLAEPRLVVEPGAAARVSAVAGPVLEGMGYRLVRIRISGEAGCTVQIMAERPDGSMQLEDCEAISRALSPVLDVADPIDRAYRLEISSPGIDRPLVRRSDFERYSGYLVKIEMAVAHEGRKRFRGTLGAVEGDRVHLRRDDAKANDDVDVLLTMEDIGEARLVLTDELIAESMRRGKAEERQMRRDLGIAPPQAPHAEISAKTTKNTKPMKKPAPTNTKKHRLAAERARRGEIEPDEGD; encoded by the coding sequence ATGACCGAACCGAACACTGGTTCCACCGATGCCGAGTTGCTGGCCGAGCCGAGGCTCGTGGTCGAGCCGGGCGCCGCGGCACGGGTGTCTGCGGTCGCAGGTCCGGTGCTCGAGGGCATGGGCTACCGCCTGGTGCGAATCCGCATCTCGGGCGAGGCCGGCTGCACCGTGCAGATCATGGCCGAGCGGCCGGACGGCTCGATGCAGCTCGAGGATTGCGAGGCGATCTCGCGGGCCCTGTCGCCCGTGCTCGACGTCGCCGACCCCATCGATCGCGCCTACCGGCTGGAAATCTCCTCGCCGGGGATCGACCGCCCGCTGGTGCGCCGCTCCGATTTCGAGCGCTATTCCGGCTATCTGGTGAAGATCGAGATGGCGGTCGCTCATGAGGGACGCAAACGGTTCCGCGGCACGCTCGGGGCCGTCGAAGGCGACCGCGTGCATCTGCGTCGCGACGACGCCAAGGCAAACGACGATGTCGACGTGCTCCTGACGATGGAAGATATCGGCGAGGCCCGACTGGTGCTGACCGACGAGCTGATCGCGGAATCCATGCGCCGCGGCAAGGCCGAGGAACGCCAGATGCGCCGCGATCTCGGCATCGCGCCGCCGCAGGCACCGCACGCGGAGATCAGTGCGAAGACCACCAAGAACACCAAGCCGATGAAGAAGCCGGCCCCGACCAATACCAAGAAACATCGTCTTGCCGCCGAACGCGCGCGGCGCGGCGAGATCGAGCCTGACGAAGGAGACTAG
- the nusA gene encoding transcription termination factor NusA: MAVSANRLELLQIADAVAREKSIDRGIVIAAMEDAIAKAARARYGSETDVHAEIDPKKGELRLSRHMLVVDKVENHSNQISLVDAQRANPGAQVGDTIADTLPPLEYGRIAAQSAKQVIVQKVREAERDRQYQEFKDRIGDIVNGVVKRVEYGSVIVDLGRGEAIIRRDEMLPREVFRNGDRVRAYIFDVRRETRGPQIFLSRTHPQFMAKLFAQEVPEIYDGIVEIKAVARDPGSRAKIGVISRDSSVDPVGACVGMRGSRVQAVVNELQGEKIDIIPWSPDIATFVVNALAPAEVSKVVIDEDRERIEVVVPDTNNQLSLAIGRRGQNVRLASQLTGWDIDILTEQEESERRQADFENSTRVFMESLNVDEVVGQLLASEGFTSVEELAMVDLKELAGIEGFDEETAQELQNRASEYLDQQEAEIEGRRKELGVEDAVKDVPGVTSKMLVKFGENDIKSVEDLAGCATDDLVGWTERKEGGEQTKFAGALDGLGVSRDDAEAMIMQARVRAGWITEADLAKPAEEAEAAEDQPA, from the coding sequence ATGGCAGTCAGCGCCAATCGACTTGAATTGCTCCAGATCGCCGACGCCGTCGCCCGCGAGAAATCAATCGACCGCGGCATCGTCATCGCGGCGATGGAAGATGCCATCGCCAAGGCGGCGCGGGCCCGTTACGGCAGCGAGACTGACGTTCATGCCGAGATCGATCCGAAGAAGGGCGAGCTGCGGCTGTCGCGCCACATGCTGGTCGTCGACAAGGTCGAAAACCACTCCAACCAGATCTCGCTGGTCGACGCGCAGCGCGCCAATCCCGGCGCCCAGGTCGGTGACACCATTGCCGACACGCTGCCGCCGCTGGAATACGGCCGCATCGCCGCGCAGTCGGCCAAGCAGGTGATCGTGCAGAAGGTGCGCGAGGCCGAGCGCGACCGGCAATATCAGGAGTTCAAGGACCGCATCGGCGACATCGTCAACGGCGTCGTCAAACGCGTCGAATATGGCAGCGTGATCGTCGACCTCGGCCGTGGCGAAGCCATCATCCGCCGCGACGAGATGCTGCCGCGCGAAGTGTTTCGCAACGGCGACCGCGTCCGCGCCTACATCTTCGACGTCCGCCGCGAGACCCGCGGTCCCCAGATCTTCCTCTCCCGCACCCACCCGCAGTTCATGGCGAAGTTGTTCGCGCAGGAAGTGCCGGAGATCTATGACGGCATCGTCGAGATCAAGGCGGTCGCCCGCGATCCGGGCTCGCGCGCGAAAATTGGCGTGATTTCCCGCGATTCCTCGGTCGATCCGGTCGGCGCCTGCGTCGGTATGCGCGGCTCGCGCGTGCAGGCCGTGGTGAACGAATTGCAGGGCGAGAAGATCGACATCATTCCGTGGTCGCCCGACATCGCGACCTTCGTGGTCAACGCGCTGGCGCCGGCCGAAGTCTCCAAGGTCGTCATCGACGAGGACCGCGAGCGCATCGAGGTCGTGGTGCCCGACACCAACAACCAGCTCTCGCTGGCGATCGGTCGTCGCGGCCAGAACGTCCGCCTCGCCTCGCAGCTCACCGGCTGGGACATCGACATCCTGACCGAACAGGAGGAATCGGAGCGCCGCCAGGCCGACTTCGAGAACTCCACCCGCGTCTTCATGGAATCGCTCAATGTCGACGAAGTGGTCGGCCAGCTACTCGCGTCCGAAGGCTTCACCTCGGTCGAGGAACTCGCGATGGTAGACCTCAAGGAACTCGCCGGTATCGAGGGTTTTGACGAGGAGACTGCGCAGGAGCTGCAGAACCGCGCCAGCGAATATCTCGATCAGCAGGAAGCCGAGATCGAGGGCCGGCGCAAGGAACTCGGCGTCGAGGACGCGGTCAAGGACGTGCCCGGCGTGACCTCGAAGATGCTGGTGAAGTTCGGCGAGAACGACATCAAGTCGGTCGAGGACCTCGCCGGCTGCGCCACCGACGATCTGGTCGGCTGGACCGAGCGCAAGGAAGGCGGCGAGCAGACCAAGTTTGCCGGCGCGCTCGACGGTCTCGGCGTCTCCCGCGACGATGCGGAGGCCATGATCATGCAGGCTCGCGTCAGGGCCGGCTGGATCACCGAGGCTGATTTGGCCAAGCCGGCCGAAGAGGCTGAGGCGGCCGAAGATCAGCCGGCTTAA
- a CDS encoding RNA-binding protein has protein sequence MLASTDNELDHGPRTERSATMRMCAVSRVVRPIDELIRFVVSPQGDIVPDLKRKLPGRGMWVTASHQVVAEAVRRHQFTKAFRRDLRIPKTLPADIEALLVRSVTEALGIAAKARQVVAGFGKVESALREGTVEVLIHASDGAADGIRKLDMLARQNDGNRGVQPPIPVVTALKSIELDLALTRSNVIHAALLAGPASKSFLSRSQMLVRYRLADDDKTAEQPGQDF, from the coding sequence ATGCTTGCCAGCACTGACAACGAACTCGACCATGGACCGCGGACCGAAAGGTCCGCGACCATGCGGATGTGCGCTGTCAGCCGCGTGGTCCGGCCGATCGACGAACTGATCCGCTTCGTTGTATCGCCCCAGGGCGACATAGTTCCCGATCTCAAGCGAAAGCTGCCCGGACGGGGCATGTGGGTGACGGCATCGCACCAGGTGGTTGCGGAAGCCGTCCGTCGTCACCAATTTACCAAAGCCTTCAGGCGCGACCTGCGCATTCCCAAGACGCTTCCCGCCGACATCGAGGCGCTCCTGGTACGGAGCGTGACCGAAGCCCTTGGGATTGCTGCCAAGGCGAGGCAGGTCGTCGCCGGCTTCGGCAAGGTCGAGAGCGCCCTGCGGGAAGGCACGGTCGAGGTCCTGATCCATGCCAGCGACGGGGCCGCGGACGGAATCCGCAAATTGGACATGCTGGCGCGGCAAAATGACGGAAATCGCGGTGTCCAGCCGCCGATTCCCGTCGTCACCGCACTGAAATCGATAGAATTGGATTTGGCACTTACCCGGTCAAATGTGATACATGCTGCCCTGCTCGCGGGCCCGGCGAGCAAGTCATTCCTGTCACGTAGCCAGATGCTGGTCCGATACCGGCTGGCGGACGATGACAAGACTGCCGAACAGCCCGGCCAGGATTTCTGA
- the infB gene encoding translation initiation factor IF-2 — MVDTKTPDDKKLSVPSKTLSLKPRVETGTVRQSFSHGRSKQVVVEKRGKRRIDGSPEPQAPTVVAKPAPAAPAPAPSRPAPPRNSGSGVVLRTLTEDERSARASALADAKVREVEERRQAEEEAQRRTVRETAERAEREAAESRRKAEEERHRHEDEAKRKAETEAKKRFGEGEQPASAVRPATAAPAAPVPRPTTAAPRPGTTTARPATTAARPAGPAARAPGVAAGPDEDDGPRQIRRGPGGAARPVVAPKPTHKPGPQKERGRLTVVTALNADEVRERSIASFRRRTQRLKGHAANEPKEKLIREVVIPEAITIQELANRMAERAVEIIRMLMKQGAIHKITDVIDADTAQLIAEELGHTVKRVAASDVEEGLFDAVDDSNDTETRSPVVTVMGHVDHGKTSLLDALRHANVVSGEAGGITQHIGAYQVLSPESGKKITFIDTPGHAAFTAMRARGAKVTDIVVLVVAADDGVMPQTIEAINHAKAARVPIIVAINKIDKPDAKPERVRTELLQHEVQVESFGGDVVDVEVSAKNKTNLDKLLEMIALQADILDLKTNSERPAEGTVIEAKLDRGRGPVATVLVQRGTLRVGDIIVAGAEMGRVRALISDQGETVQEAGPSVPVEVLGFNGPPEAGDRLAVVENEARARQVTSYRAHQKRENAAASISGMRGSLEQMMSQLKTAGRKEFPLIIKADVQGSLEAILGSLEKLGTDEVAARILHAGVGGISESDVTLAEGFNAAIIGFSVRANKEAAAAAKRNGIEIRYYNIIYDLVDDVKKAMSGLLAPTLRETMLGNAAILEIFNISKVGKVAGCRVTDGTVERGANVRLIRDNVVVHEGKLSTLKRFKDEVKEVQSGQECGMAFENYHDMRAGDVIECYRVETIQRSL, encoded by the coding sequence ATGGTTGATACCAAGACCCCTGACGACAAGAAGCTGAGCGTTCCGAGCAAGACGCTATCGCTCAAGCCGCGCGTCGAAACGGGCACTGTGCGTCAGAGCTTCAGCCATGGCCGCAGCAAGCAGGTCGTGGTCGAGAAGCGCGGCAAGCGCCGCATCGACGGCAGCCCTGAGCCGCAGGCACCCACGGTTGTTGCTAAGCCGGCGCCAGCTGCACCCGCGCCCGCCCCATCACGCCCGGCGCCGCCGCGCAACTCCGGCTCCGGCGTCGTGCTGCGCACGCTGACCGAGGACGAACGCTCCGCCCGCGCCAGCGCGCTCGCCGACGCCAAGGTTCGCGAAGTCGAAGAGCGCCGCCAGGCCGAGGAAGAGGCCCAGCGCCGCACCGTCCGCGAAACCGCTGAGCGCGCCGAGCGCGAGGCCGCCGAATCCCGCCGCAAGGCCGAGGAAGAGCGCCATCGTCACGAGGACGAGGCCAAGCGCAAGGCCGAGACCGAGGCCAAGAAGCGTTTTGGCGAAGGCGAACAGCCGGCATCGGCCGTGCGCCCCGCAACGGCGGCACCGGCCGCTCCCGTGCCGCGGCCCACGACGGCCGCTCCGCGCCCGGGCACGACGACCGCTCGCCCGGCAACCACCGCTGCGCGGCCGGCCGGCCCCGCCGCTCGTGCCCCCGGCGTCGCAGCCGGACCGGACGAGGATGACGGTCCGCGCCAGATCCGCCGCGGTCCCGGCGGCGCCGCGCGTCCCGTGGTGGCCCCCAAGCCCACCCACAAGCCCGGCCCGCAGAAGGAGCGCGGGCGCCTGACGGTCGTCACCGCGCTCAATGCCGACGAGGTCCGCGAGCGCTCGATCGCCTCGTTCCGCCGCCGCACCCAGCGCCTGAAGGGCCATGCCGCGAACGAGCCGAAGGAAAAGCTCATCCGTGAGGTGGTCATTCCGGAAGCGATCACCATCCAGGAGCTCGCCAACCGCATGGCCGAGCGTGCGGTGGAAATCATCCGCATGCTGATGAAGCAGGGCGCGATTCACAAGATCACCGACGTGATCGACGCCGACACTGCGCAGCTGATTGCCGAAGAACTCGGCCACACCGTCAAGCGCGTCGCCGCGTCCGACGTTGAAGAAGGCCTGTTCGACGCCGTCGACGATTCCAACGACACCGAGACGCGTTCGCCGGTCGTCACCGTGATGGGCCACGTCGACCACGGCAAGACCTCGCTGCTCGACGCGCTCCGCCATGCCAACGTCGTCTCCGGCGAAGCCGGCGGCATCACCCAGCATATCGGCGCCTATCAGGTGCTGTCGCCCGAAAGCGGCAAGAAGATCACCTTCATCGATACGCCCGGCCACGCCGCATTCACCGCGATGCGCGCCCGCGGCGCCAAGGTCACCGACATCGTCGTGCTGGTGGTCGCGGCCGATGACGGCGTCATGCCGCAGACGATCGAAGCCATCAACCACGCCAAGGCCGCACGCGTGCCGATCATTGTTGCCATCAACAAGATCGACAAGCCCGACGCGAAGCCCGAGCGCGTGCGCACCGAGCTGCTCCAGCACGAGGTGCAGGTGGAATCGTTCGGCGGCGACGTCGTCGACGTCGAAGTGTCCGCCAAGAACAAGACCAATCTCGACAAGCTGCTCGAGATGATCGCGCTCCAGGCCGACATCCTCGACCTGAAGACCAATTCGGAACGTCCGGCCGAAGGCACCGTGATCGAAGCCAAGCTCGATCGCGGCCGCGGTCCGGTTGCGACCGTGCTGGTCCAGCGCGGCACGCTTCGTGTCGGCGACATCATCGTCGCTGGCGCCGAGATGGGCCGCGTCCGCGCGCTGATCTCGGATCAGGGCGAAACGGTGCAGGAAGCCGGTCCTTCCGTACCGGTCGAGGTGCTCGGCTTCAACGGTCCGCCGGAGGCCGGCGATCGTCTCGCCGTCGTCGAGAACGAAGCCCGCGCCCGCCAGGTCACCAGCTACCGCGCGCACCAGAAGCGCGAGAACGCGGCTGCCTCGATCTCCGGCATGCGCGGCTCGCTCGAGCAGATGATGTCGCAGTTGAAGACGGCGGGCCGCAAGGAATTCCCGCTGATCATCAAGGCCGACGTACAGGGCTCGCTGGAAGCCATCCTCGGCTCGCTGGAAAAGCTCGGCACCGACGAAGTCGCCGCCCGCATCCTGCATGCCGGCGTCGGCGGCATCTCGGAATCCGACGTGACGCTCGCAGAAGGCTTCAACGCCGCGATCATCGGCTTCTCGGTTCGTGCCAACAAGGAGGCGGCTGCGGCCGCCAAGCGCAACGGCATCGAGATCCGCTACTACAACATCATCTACGACCTCGTGGACGACGTGAAGAAGGCCATGAGCGGCCTGCTCGCGCCGACCTTGCGCGAAACCATGCTGGGCAATGCCGCGATCCTGGAGATCTTCAACATCTCCAAGGTCGGCAAGGTTGCCGGCTGCCGGGTCACCGACGGCACCGTGGAACGCGGCGCCAATGTGCGCCTGATCCGCGACAACGTCGTCGTGCACGAAGGCAAGCTGTCGACCCTGAAGCGCTTCAAGGACGAAGTGAAGGAAGTCCAGTCCGGTCAGGAATGCGGCATGGCCTTCGAGAACTACCACGACATGCGCGCCGGTGACGTGATCGAGTGTTATCGCGTGGAGACGATCCAGCGCTCCCTGTAA
- the rbfA gene encoding 30S ribosome-binding factor RbfA: MPRHHQKKSSAPGGSQRQLRVGEQVRHAIAEILAQGSVHDADLEGHIITVPEVRMSPDLKLATVYVMPLGGRDTELVIAALERNKKFLRGEVARRVNLKFAPDLRFRVDERFDEAERIEKLLRTPAVQKDLEQDLEQDLEQDLEQDLEQDPDSDREEEQ; this comes from the coding sequence ATGCCCCGCCACCACCAGAAGAAAAGTTCCGCGCCCGGCGGCTCGCAGCGCCAGCTGCGCGTCGGTGAGCAGGTTCGCCACGCGATAGCCGAGATTCTGGCGCAAGGCAGCGTGCATGATGCGGACCTCGAAGGTCACATCATCACCGTGCCGGAGGTGCGGATGTCGCCCGACCTGAAGCTCGCGACGGTTTACGTGATGCCGCTCGGTGGCCGCGACACCGAGCTCGTCATCGCTGCGCTCGAGCGCAACAAGAAATTCCTGCGCGGCGAAGTCGCGCGGCGCGTTAACCTGAAATTTGCACCTGATCTTCGTTTCCGCGTCGACGAGCGATTCGACGAAGCGGAACGGATCGAGAAGCTTTTGCGAACACCTGCGGTGCAGAAGGACCTCGAACAGGACTTGGAACAGGACTTGGAACAGGACTTGGAACAGGACTTGGAACAGGATCCGGATTCGGATCGGGAAGAAGAGCAATGA
- the truB gene encoding tRNA pseudouridine(55) synthase TruB codes for MMMDPAHGTIGSEEPDMRDMQKNNFAEVGGDAQPQQEVRRVNNDPRAAKQKGNQPRRDRRDVHGWVVLDKPIGMTSTQAVAVLKRLFNAKRAGHAGTLDPLASGGLPIALGEATKTVPFVMDGRKRYQFTVCWGEERDTDDIEGQVTATSDQRPTREAIEALLPRFTGVIEQVPPRYSAIKVQGERAYDLARDGEVVELAPRPVEIHHLTLVDQPDSDRSVFEAECGKGTYVRALARDMGRILGTFGHICALRRTLVGPFDENDMIPLDQLEALCDRAASGEGSLADALMPVETALDDIPALAVTRADAARLHRGQAVLLRGRDAPTSSGTVYVTVAGRLLALAEVGNGEIIPKRVFNLTGLTASTGRNERN; via the coding sequence ATGATGATGGACCCGGCTCACGGCACGATCGGCAGCGAAGAGCCCGATATGCGCGACATGCAGAAAAATAATTTTGCAGAGGTCGGCGGCGATGCTCAGCCGCAGCAGGAGGTGCGTCGCGTCAACAACGATCCGCGCGCGGCCAAGCAGAAGGGCAATCAACCGCGCCGCGACCGGCGCGACGTGCACGGCTGGGTCGTGCTCGACAAGCCGATCGGCATGACCTCGACGCAGGCCGTTGCCGTGCTCAAACGCCTGTTCAACGCCAAGCGCGCCGGCCACGCCGGTACGCTCGACCCGCTCGCCTCCGGCGGCTTGCCGATCGCACTTGGAGAGGCCACCAAGACGGTTCCTTTCGTGATGGACGGCCGCAAGCGCTACCAGTTCACCGTGTGCTGGGGCGAGGAGCGCGACACCGACGACATCGAGGGCCAAGTCACCGCGACCTCCGACCAGCGCCCGACCCGCGAGGCCATCGAGGCCCTGCTGCCCCGTTTCACGGGGGTGATCGAGCAGGTTCCGCCGCGCTATTCGGCGATCAAGGTCCAGGGCGAGCGCGCCTATGACCTGGCCCGCGACGGCGAGGTCGTGGAACTGGCGCCGCGCCCGGTCGAAATTCACCATTTAACCCTTGTTGATCAACCAGATAGCGACCGATCCGTGTTCGAAGCCGAGTGCGGCAAGGGCACCTATGTCCGGGCGCTGGCCCGCGATATGGGCCGGATTCTGGGCACTTTCGGCCACATCTGCGCGCTGCGGCGGACCCTGGTCGGCCCGTTTGACGAGAACGATATGATTCCGCTGGATCAGCTGGAGGCTTTGTGCGATAGAGCCGCGTCCGGCGAGGGAAGCCTCGCCGACGCGCTGATGCCCGTTGAGACCGCGCTGGACGACATCCCGGCACTGGCCGTCACTCGGGCTGATGCGGCAAGGCTCCATCGGGGCCAGGCCGTTTTGTTGCGCGGACGGGATGCGCCCACTAGTAGCGGCACAGTCTATGTCACGGTGGCAGGCCGACTTCTCGCGCTTGCCGAAGTTGGCAATGGCGAAATCATCCCCAAGCGTGTGTTCAACCTGACCGGCCTGACTGCCTCAACCGGTCGCAACGAGAGAAATTGA
- the rpsO gene encoding 30S ribosomal protein S15: MSIAAERKAEVIKTNANKVGDTGSPEVQVAILSERIANLTSHFKTHVKDNHSRRGLLKLVSTRRSLLDYVKKKDEARYKALLEKHNIRR, encoded by the coding sequence ATGTCGATTGCCGCAGAACGCAAAGCGGAAGTCATCAAGACGAATGCCAACAAAGTCGGCGACACCGGTTCGCCCGAGGTGCAGGTTGCGATCCTGTCGGAACGCATCGCCAACCTCACGAGCCATTTCAAGACTCACGTGAAGGACAACCATTCGCGTCGCGGCCTCTTGAAGCTGGTGTCGACCCGCCGCTCGCTCCTCGACTATGTGAAGAAGAAGGACGAGGCGCGCTACAAGGCGCTGCTCGAGAAGCACAACATTCGTCGTTAA
- the pnp gene encoding polyribonucleotide nucleotidyltransferase — protein MFNKHSVEIDWGGRPLKLETGKIARQADGAVVATYGETVVLATVVAAKSPREGVDFLPLTVDYQEKTYAAGRIPGGYFKREGRPTEKETLVSRLIDRPIRPLFVDGWRNETQVIVTVLSHDMENDPDIVALVASSAALTLSGAPFKGPIGAARVGFVNDEYVLNPTLDEMVDTQLDLVVAGTADAVLMVESEAKELNEDIMLGAVMFGHRHFQPVINAIIELAEKAAKEPREVTVIDNSALEKEMLGLVEQELRAAYAIPVKQDRYAAVGKVKEKVIAHYFPDGQEPKYDKLRIGGVFKELEAKIVRWNILDTGKRIDGRDSKTVRNIVAEVGVLPRAHGSALFTRGETQAMVVTTLGTGEDEQYIDALSGTYKETFLLHYNFPPYSVGETGRLGGTKRREIGHGKLAWRAIHPVLPPYHEFPYTTRVVSEITESNGSSSMASVCGASLALMDAGVPLKRPTAGIAMGLILEDKRFAVLSDILGDEDHLGDMDFKVAGTEQGITSLQMDIKIEGITEEIMKVALGQAKDGRIHILGEMAKALTNARAELGEYAPRIETFKIATDKIREVIGTGGKVIREIVEKTGAKVNIEDDGTVKVASSDGEAMKAAIKWIKSIASDPEVGQIYEGTVVKVMEFGAFVNFFGAKDGLVHISQLASARVQKTSDVVKEGDKVKVKLLGFDDRGKTRLSMKAVDQETGEDLEAKGGEGEKAPREAAGE, from the coding sequence ATGTTCAATAAGCATTCAGTCGAGATCGACTGGGGCGGACGCCCTCTCAAGCTTGAAACCGGCAAGATCGCACGCCAGGCCGACGGCGCCGTCGTTGCCACCTATGGCGAGACCGTGGTGCTCGCCACCGTCGTTGCGGCGAAGTCGCCGCGTGAAGGCGTCGATTTCCTGCCGCTGACCGTCGACTACCAGGAAAAGACCTACGCAGCCGGCCGCATTCCCGGCGGCTATTTCAAGCGCGAAGGACGTCCGACCGAGAAGGAGACGCTGGTCTCCCGCCTGATCGACCGTCCGATCCGTCCGCTGTTCGTCGACGGCTGGCGCAACGAGACCCAGGTGATCGTCACCGTGCTCTCGCACGACATGGAGAACGATCCCGATATCGTCGCACTGGTGGCCTCCTCGGCCGCGCTGACCCTGTCGGGCGCTCCCTTCAAGGGTCCGATCGGCGCCGCCCGCGTCGGCTTCGTCAATGACGAATACGTGCTCAACCCGACGCTCGACGAGATGGTCGACACCCAGCTCGACCTCGTCGTCGCCGGCACCGCCGACGCCGTGCTGATGGTGGAATCGGAAGCCAAGGAGCTGAACGAAGACATCATGCTCGGCGCGGTGATGTTCGGTCACCGCCACTTCCAGCCGGTCATCAACGCGATCATCGAGCTCGCCGAGAAGGCCGCGAAGGAGCCGCGCGAAGTCACCGTCATCGACAATTCCGCGCTCGAGAAGGAAATGCTCGGCCTCGTCGAGCAGGAGCTGCGCGCAGCCTACGCCATTCCGGTCAAGCAGGATCGCTACGCCGCGGTCGGCAAGGTCAAGGAAAAGGTGATCGCCCACTACTTCCCCGACGGGCAGGAGCCGAAATACGACAAGCTGCGCATCGGCGGCGTGTTCAAGGAGCTCGAGGCGAAGATCGTTCGCTGGAACATCCTCGACACCGGCAAGCGCATCGATGGCCGTGACAGCAAGACCGTGCGCAACATCGTCGCCGAAGTCGGCGTGCTGCCCCGCGCCCACGGTTCGGCGCTGTTCACCCGCGGTGAAACCCAGGCGATGGTCGTCACCACGCTCGGCACCGGCGAGGACGAGCAGTACATCGACGCGCTGTCCGGAACGTACAAAGAGACGTTCCTGCTGCACTACAACTTCCCTCCCTACTCGGTCGGTGAGACCGGCCGCCTCGGCGGCACCAAGCGTCGCGAAATCGGCCACGGCAAGCTGGCCTGGCGCGCGATCCACCCCGTGCTGCCGCCGTACCACGAATTCCCCTACACCACGCGCGTGGTGTCGGAGATCACCGAATCCAACGGCTCGTCGTCGATGGCTTCGGTCTGTGGCGCTTCGCTCGCGCTGATGGACGCCGGCGTGCCGTTGAAGCGGCCGACCGCGGGCATCGCGATGGGCCTGATCCTCGAAGACAAGCGCTTCGCGGTCCTCTCGGACATCCTCGGTGACGAGGATCATCTCGGCGACATGGACTTCAAGGTCGCCGGCACCGAGCAGGGCATCACCTCGCTCCAGATGGACATCAAGATCGAGGGCATCACCGAGGAGATCATGAAGGTCGCGCTCGGCCAGGCCAAGGATGGGCGCATCCACATCCTCGGCGAGATGGCCAAGGCGCTCACCAATGCCCGCGCCGAGCTCGGCGAATACGCGCCGCGCATCGAGACCTTCAAGATCGCCACCGACAAGATCCGCGAAGTGATCGGCACCGGCGGCAAGGTGATCCGCGAAATCGTCGAGAAGACCGGCGCCAAGGTCAACATCGAGGACGACGGCACCGTGAAGGTCGCCTCCAGCGACGGCGAGGCGATGAAGGCGGCGATCAAGTGGATCAAGTCGATCGCCTCGGATCCGGAAGTCGGCCAGATCTATGAAGGCACCGTCGTCAAGGTGATGGAGTTCGGCGCCTTCGTGAACTTCTTCGGCGCCAAGGACGGCCTGGTCCATATCAGCCAGCTCGCTTCGGCGCGCGTGCAGAAGACCTCCGACGTCGTCAAGGAAGGCGACAAGGTCAAGGTCAAGCTGCTCGGCTTCGACGATCGCGGCAAGACCCGCCTGTCGATGAAGGCGGTCGACCAGGAGACCGGCGAGGACCTCGAGGCCAAGGGCGGCGAGGGCGAGAAGGCCCCGCGCGAAGCAGCCGGCGAGTAA